A genomic region of Saccopteryx bilineata isolate mSacBil1 chromosome 1, mSacBil1_pri_phased_curated, whole genome shotgun sequence contains the following coding sequences:
- the TMPRSS13 gene encoding transmembrane protease serine 13 isoform X1 — protein MERHSCPNASPVRRSPARAAPASASPSRSSSARSASARSASTTSSSTRVYLVRATPVRATPVRASPATSAPAPRATEDTSGVSLPKFTWQEGQKRLPLIGCVLLLIGLVVSLIILFYFWRGHTGIKYKEPRESCPKHATRCDGVVDCKLRSDELGCVRFEWDKSLLKVYSGSSHQWAPICSDSWDSSYSVKTCQQLGFESAYRTTQVAYRDTASSFSISKYNSTIQESLYRSECPSQRYVSLQCSHCGLRAMTGRIVGGALAPESKWPWQVSLHYGTTHICGGTLIDAQWVLTAAHCFFVTREKVLEGWKVYAGTTNLHQLPEAASISQIIINGNYTDDQDDYDIALMRLSKPLSLSAHIHPACLPMHGQTFGLNETCWITGFGKTKETDEKTSPFLREVQVKLIDFRKCNDYLVYDSYLTPRMMCAGDLRGGRDSCQGDSGGPLVCEKDNRWYLAGVTSWGTGCGQRNKPGVYTKVSELLPWIYSKMESEGRLRKS, from the exons AATGCTTCCCCGGTGAGGAGGTCCCCTGCCCgggcagccccagcctcagcatcACCCTCCAGGTCATCCTCTGCCAGGTCAGCCTCTGCCAGGTCAGCCTCCACAACGTCCTCTTCCACGAGGGTGTACCTTGTTAGAGCAACACCAGTGAGGGCCACGCCTGTCCGAGCATCTCCTGCCACATCGGCCCCAGCCCCCAGGGCCACCGAGGACACCTCAG GTGTCAGCTTGCCCAAGTTCACCTGGCAAGAGGGCCAGAAGCGGCTGCCGCTCATCGGATGCGTCCTCCTCCTCATCGGCCTGGTGGTGTCGCTCATAATTCTCT TCTACTTCTGGCGAGGCCACACAGGGATCAAGTACAAGGAGCCCAGAGAGAGCTGCCCCAAGCATGCCACACGCTGTGATGGGGTGGTGGACTGCAAGCTGAGGAGCGACGAGCTGGGCTGTG TGAGGTTTGAGTGGGACAAGTCTCTGCTTAAAGTCTACTCCGGATCCTCCCATCAGTGGGCTCCCATCTGCAGTGACAGCTGGGACAGCTCCTACTCGGTGAAGAcctgccagcagctgggcttcGAGAG TGCTTACCGGACGACCCAGGTGGCCTACAGGGACACTGCCAGCAGCTTCTCCATCTCCAAATACAACTCCACCATCCAGGAAAGCCTCTACAG GTCCGAATGCCCTTCCCAGCGATATGTCTCTCTCCAGTGTTCCC ACTGTGGCCTGAGAGCCATGACTGGGCGGATTGTAGGAGGGGCCCTGGCCCCTGAGAGCAAGTGGCCCTGGCAAGTCAGTCTGCACTATGGCACCACCCACATTTGTGGGGGCACTCTGATCGACGCCCAGTGGGTGCTCACCGCTGCCCACTGCTTCTTTGT GACCCGAGAAAAGGTCCTGGAGGGCTGGAAGGTGTACGCGGGCACTACCAACCTGCACCAGCTGCCCGAAGCAGCCTCCATCTCCCAGATCATCATTAACGGCAACTACACAGATGATCAGGACGACTACGACATTGCCCTCATGCGTCTCTCCAAGCCCTTGTCCCTGTCTG CTCACATccaccctgcctgcctccccatgcATGGACAGACCTTTGGCCTCAATGAGACCTGCTGGATCACAGGTTTTGGCAAGACCAAGGAGACAGATG AGAAGACATCCCCCTTTCTCCGGGAAGTGCAGGTCAAACTCATAGACTTTAGGAAGTGCAATGACTACTTGGTCTATGACAGTTACCTCACCCCAAGGATGATGTGTGCTGGGGACCttcggggaggcagagactcctgCCAG GGAGACAGTGGGGGGCCCCTGGTCTGTGAGAAGGACAACCGCTGGTATCTGGCAGGAGTCACCAGCTGGGGAACGGGCTGCGGCCAGAGAAACAAGCCTGGTGTGTACACCAAAGTGTCGGAGCTCCTCCCCTGGATCTACAGCAAGATGGAG AGTGAGGGGCGTCTTCGGAAATCTTAA
- the TMPRSS13 gene encoding transmembrane protease serine 13 isoform X2, protein MERHSCPNASPVRRSPARAAPASASPSRSSSARSASARSASTTSSSTRVYLVRATPVRATPVRASPATSAPAPRATEDTSGVSLPKFTWQEGQKRLPLIGCVLLLIGLVVSLIILYGGREPQSPRGSAVYFWRGHTGIKYKEPRESCPKHATRCDGVVDCKLRSDELGCVRFEWDKSLLKVYSGSSHQWAPICSDSWDSSYSVKTCQQLGFESAYRTTQVAYRDTASSFSISKYNSTIQESLYRSECPSQRYVSLQCSHCGLRAMTGRIVGGALAPESKWPWQVSLHYGTTHICGGTLIDAQWVLTAAHCFFVTREKVLEGWKVYAGTTNLHQLPEAASISQIIINGNYTDDQDDYDIALMRLSKPLSLSAHIHPACLPMHGQTFGLNETCWITGFGKTKETDEKTSPFLREVQVKLIDFRKCNDYLVYDSYLTPRMMCAGDLRGGRDSCQGDSGGPLVCEKDNRWYLAGVTSWGTGCGQRNKPGVYTKVSELLPWIYSKMESEGRLRKS, encoded by the exons AATGCTTCCCCGGTGAGGAGGTCCCCTGCCCgggcagccccagcctcagcatcACCCTCCAGGTCATCCTCTGCCAGGTCAGCCTCTGCCAGGTCAGCCTCCACAACGTCCTCTTCCACGAGGGTGTACCTTGTTAGAGCAACACCAGTGAGGGCCACGCCTGTCCGAGCATCTCCTGCCACATCGGCCCCAGCCCCCAGGGCCACCGAGGACACCTCAG GTGTCAGCTTGCCCAAGTTCACCTGGCAAGAGGGCCAGAAGCGGCTGCCGCTCATCGGATGCGTCCTCCTCCTCATCGGCCTGGTGGTGTCGCTCATAATTCTCT ATGGGGGACGAGAGCCCCAGAGTCCGAGAGGGAGTGCAG TCTACTTCTGGCGAGGCCACACAGGGATCAAGTACAAGGAGCCCAGAGAGAGCTGCCCCAAGCATGCCACACGCTGTGATGGGGTGGTGGACTGCAAGCTGAGGAGCGACGAGCTGGGCTGTG TGAGGTTTGAGTGGGACAAGTCTCTGCTTAAAGTCTACTCCGGATCCTCCCATCAGTGGGCTCCCATCTGCAGTGACAGCTGGGACAGCTCCTACTCGGTGAAGAcctgccagcagctgggcttcGAGAG TGCTTACCGGACGACCCAGGTGGCCTACAGGGACACTGCCAGCAGCTTCTCCATCTCCAAATACAACTCCACCATCCAGGAAAGCCTCTACAG GTCCGAATGCCCTTCCCAGCGATATGTCTCTCTCCAGTGTTCCC ACTGTGGCCTGAGAGCCATGACTGGGCGGATTGTAGGAGGGGCCCTGGCCCCTGAGAGCAAGTGGCCCTGGCAAGTCAGTCTGCACTATGGCACCACCCACATTTGTGGGGGCACTCTGATCGACGCCCAGTGGGTGCTCACCGCTGCCCACTGCTTCTTTGT GACCCGAGAAAAGGTCCTGGAGGGCTGGAAGGTGTACGCGGGCACTACCAACCTGCACCAGCTGCCCGAAGCAGCCTCCATCTCCCAGATCATCATTAACGGCAACTACACAGATGATCAGGACGACTACGACATTGCCCTCATGCGTCTCTCCAAGCCCTTGTCCCTGTCTG CTCACATccaccctgcctgcctccccatgcATGGACAGACCTTTGGCCTCAATGAGACCTGCTGGATCACAGGTTTTGGCAAGACCAAGGAGACAGATG AGAAGACATCCCCCTTTCTCCGGGAAGTGCAGGTCAAACTCATAGACTTTAGGAAGTGCAATGACTACTTGGTCTATGACAGTTACCTCACCCCAAGGATGATGTGTGCTGGGGACCttcggggaggcagagactcctgCCAG GGAGACAGTGGGGGGCCCCTGGTCTGTGAGAAGGACAACCGCTGGTATCTGGCAGGAGTCACCAGCTGGGGAACGGGCTGCGGCCAGAGAAACAAGCCTGGTGTGTACACCAAAGTGTCGGAGCTCCTCCCCTGGATCTACAGCAAGATGGAG AGTGAGGGGCGTCTTCGGAAATCTTAA